Proteins encoded in a region of the Bacteroidales bacterium genome:
- a CDS encoding metalloregulator ArsR/SmtB family transcription factor has protein sequence MTLSKQIDINKFDAAARKMRSIAHPMRIAIIELLETNKQMNVTQIYEKLNIEQAAASLHLNLLRTHGVLDRKRSGKMTFYSLKSDAITNLIDCVKMCGNE, from the coding sequence ATGACACTAAGTAAACAAATTGACATCAACAAATTTGATGCCGCAGCACGCAAAATGAGATCCATTGCTCATCCGATGAGAATAGCCATCATTGAGTTATTGGAAACCAACAAACAAATGAACGTAACACAGATTTACGAAAAACTGAATATCGAACAGGCTGCTGCCTCTTTGCACCTGAACCTGCTCAGGACACACGGTGTTCTCGACAGAAAAAGAAGTGGCAAAATGACTTTTTACTCTCTTAAATCAGATGCTATCACCAACCTGATAGACTGTGTAAAAATGTGCGGCAACGAATAA
- a CDS encoding Spy/CpxP family protein refolding chaperone has product MKTKKLNVIFAMMLAFIFLSASNMAMAQCQHQQQQKENPGTSAGQKCGLGFIKDLTPEQEKQITTLKLKMQKETLPIKNQIDEKKAHLKTVSSGDNVDVTAVNKTIDEIYSLKADMAKKREAFRQDVRKLLNDEQKLAFDLHHAKFGDGEKGKGPKQNPGYGHGSGTGCGMGQGYGPGKGCCGQKPDAGQQHQNCPHQSK; this is encoded by the coding sequence ATGAAAACAAAAAAGTTAAATGTAATTTTTGCAATGATGTTGGCGTTTATTTTTCTTTCCGCCAGCAATATGGCTATGGCCCAGTGCCAGCATCAGCAACAACAAAAAGAAAACCCCGGTACCTCGGCAGGTCAAAAATGTGGTCTCGGATTTATTAAAGACCTGACTCCTGAGCAGGAAAAACAAATTACAACGCTGAAACTAAAAATGCAGAAAGAAACCCTTCCAATAAAAAATCAGATAGACGAAAAGAAGGCGCATTTAAAAACTGTTTCATCAGGAGACAATGTTGATGTAACTGCTGTGAACAAAACCATTGATGAAATTTATTCACTCAAAGCCGATATGGCAAAAAAACGTGAAGCTTTCAGGCAGGATGTAAGAAAATTATTAAATGACGAGCAAAAGCTAGCTTTCGATTTACATCATGCAAAGTTTGGGGATGGTGAAAAAGGCAAAGGCCCGAAACAAAATCCCGGCTATGGGCATGGTAGCGGCACAGGTTGTGGAATGGGACAAGGCTATGGCCCGGGAAAAGGATGCTGCGGACAGAAACCTGATGCCGGTCAACAACATCAAAATTGCCCTCATCAGAGTAAATAA
- a CDS encoding DUF302 domain-containing protein, with translation MIVNELFFETASPFGFEETLKKLAESIAAEGWKTPAVHDLQQTMRNFGKEVLPVRVFEICHPKHSSRILEKDDERVVSALMPCRISVYTKSDGKTYISRVNASMVAASIGGIITEVMTNSALDVERIIINALK, from the coding sequence ATGATAGTTAATGAGTTGTTCTTTGAGACAGCGAGTCCTTTCGGTTTTGAAGAAACATTAAAAAAATTGGCTGAAAGCATTGCGGCAGAGGGTTGGAAGACCCCTGCCGTTCATGATTTACAGCAGACCATGCGTAATTTCGGCAAAGAAGTGTTGCCTGTCAGGGTGTTTGAGATCTGCCATCCAAAGCATTCCTCAAGAATACTTGAGAAAGACGATGAGCGCGTAGTTTCCGCCCTGATGCCTTGCAGAATATCGGTATATACGAAATCAGACGGGAAAACCTATATTTCAAGAGTCAATGCGAGTATGGTTGCAGCATCCATTGGGGGCATTATTACCGAAGTAATGACAAACTCAGCGCTTGATGTGGAAAGAATTATTATAAATGCATTGAAATAA
- a CDS encoding RNA polymerase sigma factor, with protein sequence MEDKELLNGIIEGKKEASYAMVHQYSGMVFRLAMSFVNNREDAEDISQEVFMDAFANISRFRHTSSLSTWLYRISINKSINFNKKKKQYAFLQPFVNSSHEKNIDIITEKNNFEISPEDILVLAEKNKILYSRINKLPKNQKIAFTLNKIDGMSYKEISEIMSVSVASVESLIHRAKMELQSSLLKLFR encoded by the coding sequence ATGGAAGATAAAGAACTTTTAAACGGTATTATTGAGGGTAAAAAAGAGGCAAGCTATGCAATGGTACACCAATATTCAGGTATGGTATTCCGGCTGGCCATGAGTTTTGTGAACAACCGAGAGGATGCCGAAGATATCAGCCAGGAAGTTTTCATGGATGCTTTTGCCAATATAAGCCGTTTCAGGCACACTTCTTCTTTATCAACCTGGTTATACCGTATTTCTATTAACAAGTCTATCAACTTTAACAAAAAGAAAAAGCAGTATGCTTTTTTGCAACCCTTTGTAAATAGCAGCCATGAAAAAAATATTGACATAATCACAGAAAAAAATAATTTTGAAATAAGCCCCGAAGATATACTCGTGCTTGCTGAAAAAAATAAAATTTTATATTCCCGGATAAATAAACTGCCTAAAAACCAAAAAATAGCTTTTACCCTGAATAAAATTGACGGCATGTCATATAAAGAAATTTCGGAAATCATGAGTGTTTCGGTGGCTTCTGTTGAATCACTGATACACAGGGCAAAAATGGAGCTTCAGTCTTCGCTGTTGAAATTATTTCGCTAA
- a CDS encoding periplasmic heavy metal sensor: MSYFNKNRVTLWLVVAVLLINTAAIATILYKMYNEPLSNKPKKGQPCMQSFLEKKLELTPVQAKKFRIMKKAHHDSVAALRKLMDEKRSVISENLSKTEPDSLLLYSTADDLGVLYAQVRKMFISHYLNLRKVCTSEQQLKLAGIYSGVFCHDDCMHKPFGFKSKKKHKECKRERF, encoded by the coding sequence ATGAGCTATTTCAATAAAAACAGAGTAACATTATGGCTGGTCGTTGCGGTGCTGTTGATAAATACCGCAGCTATTGCCACTATATTATATAAGATGTATAATGAACCCCTCAGTAACAAACCCAAAAAAGGGCAACCTTGTATGCAGTCATTTCTCGAAAAAAAATTAGAGCTTACACCTGTTCAGGCCAAAAAATTCAGGATAATGAAAAAGGCGCATCACGACAGTGTCGCAGCTTTGCGTAAACTGATGGATGAAAAAAGAAGTGTCATCTCAGAAAACCTGTCAAAAACAGAACCCGACAGCCTTTTATTGTATTCGACTGCAGATGATCTCGGAGTTCTTTATGCGCAAGTACGCAAGATGTTTATCAGCCATTATTTAAACCTTAGAAAAGTATGTACTTCAGAGCAACAACTGAAACTTGCAGGGATATATTCAGGTGTTTTTTGCCACGACGACTGTATGCACAAACCTTTCGGTTTTAAAAGTAAAAAAAAGCATAAGGAATGCAAAAGGGAAAGATTTTAA